In Nicotiana tabacum cultivar K326 chromosome 19, ASM71507v2, whole genome shotgun sequence, one DNA window encodes the following:
- the LOC107774667 gene encoding vacuolar protein sorting-associated protein 51 homolog isoform X1: MGEDDVPLDDKSKRMRDLLSSFYSPDHPNSNSMSPKATSRFATLDTINTTPFDADQYMNLLVQKSNLEGLLQRHVEMAAEIKNLDTDLQMLVYENYNKFVSATDAIKRMNNNIVGMETNMEQLLEKIMSVQSRSDGVNTSLFEKREHIEKLHRTRNLLRKVQFIYDLPARLAKCIKSEAYADAVKYYTGAMPIFKAYGNSSFQDCKRASEEAIAIIIKALQGKVFSDSESIQARAEAVMLLKQLDFPVNNLKVQLFGKLEEFLVDLHLESKEIRHSSSDLGGIPLSPSSCAHEALEATQQHIKKQLASADLVTMLRVIWTNVLLMDEVLPEAGLRDFTFEAAHVAIKQYFACRFGHLLLDISGTLVKVHDNQKGVIEEEYPLQAALEISKNALVQGSMDALLDFRRLLDENLEVLSALTDLIIDWVQEGFQEFFRKLSDQFLVLSRKKYSANQDLIFWEGMQGDKVLPGLVLLLAQLSVFIEQNAITRISEEISPFSGSGYRGHDNGPAFVPAEICRIFQSAGEELLQHYISLKTRKILILLKKRFITPNWVKHKEPREVHMFIDLLLQELDTILNEVKQILPEGLHRKHRRTDSNGSNTSSRSNPLRDDKLVRSNTQKARSQLLESHLAKLFKQKMEIFTKVEHTQESVITTIIKLFLKSLQEFVRLQTFNRSGFQQIQLDIHFLKTTLKDTAEDEAAVDFLLDEVIVAAAERCLDPIPLEPAIVDRLTQAKLAKNSEQSPTS; this comes from the exons atgggGGAAGACGATGTGCCGCTGGACGATAAATCAAAGAGAATGAGAGACCTGTTATCAAGCTTCTATTCTCCTGATCATCCTAATTCTAATTCAATGTCGCCCAAAGCTACGTCCCGATTCGCTACATTGGATACCATCAACACCACCCCATTCGACGCCGATCAATACATGAACCTTCTT GTGCAGAAGTCCAATTTGGAAGGTTTGCTTCAGAGGCATGTTGAAATGGCTGCTGAGATTAAGAATCTTGATACTGACCTGCAGATGTTGGTATATGAAAATTACAACAAGTTTGTAAGTGCCACAGACGCTATTAAAAG GATGAATAACAATATTGTTGGCATGGAAACAAATATGGAACAGCTGCTTGAAaag ATAATGTCCGTTCAATCTAGAAGTGATGGGGTTAATACTTCTCTTTTTGAGAAGAGAGAACACATTGAGAAATTGCATCGGACCCGCAATCTTCTACGAAAAGTTCAG TTCATATACGATCTACCTGCTAGGTTAGCGAAGTGCATCAAATCAGAAGCCTATGCTGATGCAGTAAAATACTATACAGGAGCCATGCCCATTTTCAAG GCTTATGGGAACTCTTCATTCCAGGACTGCAAACGAGCCTCAGAAGAAGCAATCGCTATCATTATTAAAGCCTTGCAG GGCAAGGTATTCTCGGATTCCGAATCCATACAAGCCAGGGCAGAGGCTGTTATGCTCCTTAAGCAATTAGATTTTCCG GTTAATAATTTGAAGGTGCAACTCTTTGGAAAGTTAGAAGAGTTCCTTGTGGATCTCCATCTAGAATCTAAGGAAATAAGACATTCTTCATCAGACCTTGGTGGGATTCCGTTATCGCCTTCTTCTTGTGCTCATGAG GCACTTGAAGCCACACAACAGCACATCAAGAAGCAGCTCGCTTCAGCAGACCTTGTCACCATGTTGC GGGTAATTTGGACAAATGTGCTTCTGATGGATGAAGTGCTGCCAGAGGCTGGTCTGCGTGATTTTACATTTGAG GCTGCTCATGTTGCTATCAAACAATATTTTGCTTGCAGATTTGGTCATCTTCTGCTAGATATTTCAG GTACTCTTGTAAAAGTCCATGATAATCAAAAGGGTGTAATTGAAGAAGAGTATCCTTTGCAGGCTGCCCTTGAGATCAGCAAAAATGCATTAGTTCAAGGCAGCATGGATGCCTTACTG GATTTCCGTCGACTTCTTGATGAGAACTTGGAAGTGCTATCAGCGTTGACAGACTTGATCATTGATTGGGTGCAAGAAGGATTTCAGGAATTCTTCAGGAAGCTTAGTGATCAATTTCTCGTGCTTTCGCGAAAGAAATATTCAGCTAATCAGGACCTTATCTTTTGGGAGGGAATGCAGGGTGATAAAGTACTTCCTGGGCTTGTTCTTTTGCTGGCTCAACTCTCTGTTTTTATTGAGCAAAATGCCATTACCAGAATTAGTGAG gaAATATCTCCTTTTTCTGGCAGTGGGTATCGGGGCCATGACAATGGTCCAGCTTTTGTTCCTGCAGAAATTTGTCGTATCTTTCAATCAGCTGGTGAAGAACTCTTGCAGCAT TATATAAGCTTGAAAACACGGAAGATACTGATTCTGTTGAAGAAGAGGTTTATAACCCCCAATTGGGTTAAG CATAAAGAGCCCAGGGAAGTTCATATGTTCATTGATCTGCTTCTCCAAGAG CTGGATACAATCCTTAATGAAGTAAAGCAAATATTGCCTGAAGGGCTCCACCGTAAGCATCGGCGTACAGACAGCAACGGGAGTAATACATCTTCTCGTAGTAATCCATTGAGAGATGATAAATTGGTACGTTCAAATACCCAAAAGGCCAGGAGTCAGCTTCTTGAGTCCCATTTAGCAAAATTGTTCAAGCAGAAGATGGAAATTTTTACTAAAGTTGAACACACACAG GAATccgtcataactactattataaaactTTTCTTGAAGAGTTTACAAGAATTTGTCCGACTTCAGACTTTTAACCGAAGTGGATTTCAACAAATTCAGTTGGACATTCATTTTCTTAAGACCACTCTTAAGGATACTGCTGAAGATGAAGCTGCAGTTGATTTTTTGCTTGATGAG GTGATTGTTGCTGCTGCTGAACGCTGTCTTGATCCCATTCCTTTGGAACCTGCTATCGTAGACAGGCTTACCCAAGCAAAGTTGGCAAAAAATTCTGAACAGAGTCCTACTTCATAA
- the LOC107774667 gene encoding vacuolar protein sorting-associated protein 51 homolog isoform X3, whose product MGLILLFLRRENTLRNCIGPAIFYEKFRLAKCIKSEAYADAVKYYTGAMPIFKAYGNSSFQDCKRASEEAIAIIIKALQGKVFSDSESIQARAEAVMLLKQLDFPVNNLKVQLFGKLEEFLVDLHLESKEIRHSSSDLGGIPLSPSSCAHEALEATQQHIKKQLASADLVTMLRVIWTNVLLMDEVLPEAGLRDFTFEAAHVAIKQYFACRFGHLLLDISGTLVKVHDNQKGVIEEEYPLQAALEISKNALVQGSMDALLDFRRLLDENLEVLSALTDLIIDWVQEGFQEFFRKLSDQFLVLSRKKYSANQDLIFWEGMQGDKVLPGLVLLLAQLSVFIEQNAITRISEEISPFSGSGYRGHDNGPAFVPAEICRIFQSAGEELLQHYISLKTRKILILLKKRFITPNWVKHKEPREVHMFIDLLLQELDTILNEVKQILPEGLHRKHRRTDSNGSNTSSRSNPLRDDKLVRSNTQKARSQLLESHLAKLFKQKMEIFTKVEHTQESVITTIIKLFLKSLQEFVRLQTFNRSGFQQIQLDIHFLKTTLKDTAEDEAAVDFLLDEVIVAAAERCLDPIPLEPAIVDRLTQAKLAKNSEQSPTS is encoded by the exons ATGGGGTTAATACTTCTCTTTTTGAGAAGAGAGAACACATTGAGAAATTGCATCGGACCCGCAATCTTCTACGAAAAGTTCAG GTTAGCGAAGTGCATCAAATCAGAAGCCTATGCTGATGCAGTAAAATACTATACAGGAGCCATGCCCATTTTCAAG GCTTATGGGAACTCTTCATTCCAGGACTGCAAACGAGCCTCAGAAGAAGCAATCGCTATCATTATTAAAGCCTTGCAG GGCAAGGTATTCTCGGATTCCGAATCCATACAAGCCAGGGCAGAGGCTGTTATGCTCCTTAAGCAATTAGATTTTCCG GTTAATAATTTGAAGGTGCAACTCTTTGGAAAGTTAGAAGAGTTCCTTGTGGATCTCCATCTAGAATCTAAGGAAATAAGACATTCTTCATCAGACCTTGGTGGGATTCCGTTATCGCCTTCTTCTTGTGCTCATGAG GCACTTGAAGCCACACAACAGCACATCAAGAAGCAGCTCGCTTCAGCAGACCTTGTCACCATGTTGC GGGTAATTTGGACAAATGTGCTTCTGATGGATGAAGTGCTGCCAGAGGCTGGTCTGCGTGATTTTACATTTGAG GCTGCTCATGTTGCTATCAAACAATATTTTGCTTGCAGATTTGGTCATCTTCTGCTAGATATTTCAG GTACTCTTGTAAAAGTCCATGATAATCAAAAGGGTGTAATTGAAGAAGAGTATCCTTTGCAGGCTGCCCTTGAGATCAGCAAAAATGCATTAGTTCAAGGCAGCATGGATGCCTTACTG GATTTCCGTCGACTTCTTGATGAGAACTTGGAAGTGCTATCAGCGTTGACAGACTTGATCATTGATTGGGTGCAAGAAGGATTTCAGGAATTCTTCAGGAAGCTTAGTGATCAATTTCTCGTGCTTTCGCGAAAGAAATATTCAGCTAATCAGGACCTTATCTTTTGGGAGGGAATGCAGGGTGATAAAGTACTTCCTGGGCTTGTTCTTTTGCTGGCTCAACTCTCTGTTTTTATTGAGCAAAATGCCATTACCAGAATTAGTGAG gaAATATCTCCTTTTTCTGGCAGTGGGTATCGGGGCCATGACAATGGTCCAGCTTTTGTTCCTGCAGAAATTTGTCGTATCTTTCAATCAGCTGGTGAAGAACTCTTGCAGCAT TATATAAGCTTGAAAACACGGAAGATACTGATTCTGTTGAAGAAGAGGTTTATAACCCCCAATTGGGTTAAG CATAAAGAGCCCAGGGAAGTTCATATGTTCATTGATCTGCTTCTCCAAGAG CTGGATACAATCCTTAATGAAGTAAAGCAAATATTGCCTGAAGGGCTCCACCGTAAGCATCGGCGTACAGACAGCAACGGGAGTAATACATCTTCTCGTAGTAATCCATTGAGAGATGATAAATTGGTACGTTCAAATACCCAAAAGGCCAGGAGTCAGCTTCTTGAGTCCCATTTAGCAAAATTGTTCAAGCAGAAGATGGAAATTTTTACTAAAGTTGAACACACACAG GAATccgtcataactactattataaaactTTTCTTGAAGAGTTTACAAGAATTTGTCCGACTTCAGACTTTTAACCGAAGTGGATTTCAACAAATTCAGTTGGACATTCATTTTCTTAAGACCACTCTTAAGGATACTGCTGAAGATGAAGCTGCAGTTGATTTTTTGCTTGATGAG GTGATTGTTGCTGCTGCTGAACGCTGTCTTGATCCCATTCCTTTGGAACCTGCTATCGTAGACAGGCTTACCCAAGCAAAGTTGGCAAAAAATTCTGAACAGAGTCCTACTTCATAA
- the LOC107774667 gene encoding vacuolar protein sorting-associated protein 51 homolog isoform X2, producing MGEDDVPLDDKSKRMRDLLSSFYSPDHPNSNSMSPKATSRFATLDTINTTPFDADQYMNLLVQKSNLEGLLQRHVEMAAEIKNLDTDLQMLVYENYNKFVSATDAIKRMNNNIVGMETNMEQLLEKIMSVQSRSDGVNTSLFEKREHIEKLHRTRNLLRKVQFIYDLPARLAKCIKSEAYADAVKYYTGAMPIFKDCKRASEEAIAIIIKALQGKVFSDSESIQARAEAVMLLKQLDFPVNNLKVQLFGKLEEFLVDLHLESKEIRHSSSDLGGIPLSPSSCAHEALEATQQHIKKQLASADLVTMLRVIWTNVLLMDEVLPEAGLRDFTFEAAHVAIKQYFACRFGHLLLDISGTLVKVHDNQKGVIEEEYPLQAALEISKNALVQGSMDALLDFRRLLDENLEVLSALTDLIIDWVQEGFQEFFRKLSDQFLVLSRKKYSANQDLIFWEGMQGDKVLPGLVLLLAQLSVFIEQNAITRISEEISPFSGSGYRGHDNGPAFVPAEICRIFQSAGEELLQHYISLKTRKILILLKKRFITPNWVKHKEPREVHMFIDLLLQELDTILNEVKQILPEGLHRKHRRTDSNGSNTSSRSNPLRDDKLVRSNTQKARSQLLESHLAKLFKQKMEIFTKVEHTQESVITTIIKLFLKSLQEFVRLQTFNRSGFQQIQLDIHFLKTTLKDTAEDEAAVDFLLDEVIVAAAERCLDPIPLEPAIVDRLTQAKLAKNSEQSPTS from the exons atgggGGAAGACGATGTGCCGCTGGACGATAAATCAAAGAGAATGAGAGACCTGTTATCAAGCTTCTATTCTCCTGATCATCCTAATTCTAATTCAATGTCGCCCAAAGCTACGTCCCGATTCGCTACATTGGATACCATCAACACCACCCCATTCGACGCCGATCAATACATGAACCTTCTT GTGCAGAAGTCCAATTTGGAAGGTTTGCTTCAGAGGCATGTTGAAATGGCTGCTGAGATTAAGAATCTTGATACTGACCTGCAGATGTTGGTATATGAAAATTACAACAAGTTTGTAAGTGCCACAGACGCTATTAAAAG GATGAATAACAATATTGTTGGCATGGAAACAAATATGGAACAGCTGCTTGAAaag ATAATGTCCGTTCAATCTAGAAGTGATGGGGTTAATACTTCTCTTTTTGAGAAGAGAGAACACATTGAGAAATTGCATCGGACCCGCAATCTTCTACGAAAAGTTCAG TTCATATACGATCTACCTGCTAGGTTAGCGAAGTGCATCAAATCAGAAGCCTATGCTGATGCAGTAAAATACTATACAGGAGCCATGCCCATTTTCAAG GACTGCAAACGAGCCTCAGAAGAAGCAATCGCTATCATTATTAAAGCCTTGCAG GGCAAGGTATTCTCGGATTCCGAATCCATACAAGCCAGGGCAGAGGCTGTTATGCTCCTTAAGCAATTAGATTTTCCG GTTAATAATTTGAAGGTGCAACTCTTTGGAAAGTTAGAAGAGTTCCTTGTGGATCTCCATCTAGAATCTAAGGAAATAAGACATTCTTCATCAGACCTTGGTGGGATTCCGTTATCGCCTTCTTCTTGTGCTCATGAG GCACTTGAAGCCACACAACAGCACATCAAGAAGCAGCTCGCTTCAGCAGACCTTGTCACCATGTTGC GGGTAATTTGGACAAATGTGCTTCTGATGGATGAAGTGCTGCCAGAGGCTGGTCTGCGTGATTTTACATTTGAG GCTGCTCATGTTGCTATCAAACAATATTTTGCTTGCAGATTTGGTCATCTTCTGCTAGATATTTCAG GTACTCTTGTAAAAGTCCATGATAATCAAAAGGGTGTAATTGAAGAAGAGTATCCTTTGCAGGCTGCCCTTGAGATCAGCAAAAATGCATTAGTTCAAGGCAGCATGGATGCCTTACTG GATTTCCGTCGACTTCTTGATGAGAACTTGGAAGTGCTATCAGCGTTGACAGACTTGATCATTGATTGGGTGCAAGAAGGATTTCAGGAATTCTTCAGGAAGCTTAGTGATCAATTTCTCGTGCTTTCGCGAAAGAAATATTCAGCTAATCAGGACCTTATCTTTTGGGAGGGAATGCAGGGTGATAAAGTACTTCCTGGGCTTGTTCTTTTGCTGGCTCAACTCTCTGTTTTTATTGAGCAAAATGCCATTACCAGAATTAGTGAG gaAATATCTCCTTTTTCTGGCAGTGGGTATCGGGGCCATGACAATGGTCCAGCTTTTGTTCCTGCAGAAATTTGTCGTATCTTTCAATCAGCTGGTGAAGAACTCTTGCAGCAT TATATAAGCTTGAAAACACGGAAGATACTGATTCTGTTGAAGAAGAGGTTTATAACCCCCAATTGGGTTAAG CATAAAGAGCCCAGGGAAGTTCATATGTTCATTGATCTGCTTCTCCAAGAG CTGGATACAATCCTTAATGAAGTAAAGCAAATATTGCCTGAAGGGCTCCACCGTAAGCATCGGCGTACAGACAGCAACGGGAGTAATACATCTTCTCGTAGTAATCCATTGAGAGATGATAAATTGGTACGTTCAAATACCCAAAAGGCCAGGAGTCAGCTTCTTGAGTCCCATTTAGCAAAATTGTTCAAGCAGAAGATGGAAATTTTTACTAAAGTTGAACACACACAG GAATccgtcataactactattataaaactTTTCTTGAAGAGTTTACAAGAATTTGTCCGACTTCAGACTTTTAACCGAAGTGGATTTCAACAAATTCAGTTGGACATTCATTTTCTTAAGACCACTCTTAAGGATACTGCTGAAGATGAAGCTGCAGTTGATTTTTTGCTTGATGAG GTGATTGTTGCTGCTGCTGAACGCTGTCTTGATCCCATTCCTTTGGAACCTGCTATCGTAGACAGGCTTACCCAAGCAAAGTTGGCAAAAAATTCTGAACAGAGTCCTACTTCATAA